The Helianthus annuus cultivar XRQ/B chromosome 15, HanXRQr2.0-SUNRISE, whole genome shotgun sequence genomic sequence CTAAACTTCTATGGTTTcttccggatggagggtttttgtaagttagataattttatgtgtttgtgacaatcgtataactcggtgatctaagcattcgagtgtaacattcccaaaatttctaaatttaaaataaagttattacaCTAGTaggtcatgggtaagttgaccaatAGAAATATAAGGTATTTTTAGCAAACATAGGAACCGTTTAGTAATTagattataaaaatacattatatttggaCCTACTCTATTTTTattgaaacttggttcaaaatatggataagattattctcgttctaaagacatattcattattttgtaaaaaatcatattttagaagttataagcgccaaataagtaaagcagttaaattaattataatatatataataataataaaagaacaAAACAATAAAATTCACAATTAAAGACTTTTGCATACATGTGTACGTATGCATGACAACTTAGATAAGAATAAATTCAATTCCATTGTGTACGTGTATGATTGAAGTCAGTATTGCGTGAAATCCAAGCTTAATAATGAAGTAAATAATAGGCAGGTATTGAAGTTTCAAACTGCTCAGTCCCTTTCaatctctctctctagaattctacctttttaataataataaagcccttgtaggatcgttatttgacccgaatgagtcgttcaggaGAGTTTtatatccgaatcaaaggcggaatcagtgaaacggatgTGGAAAAAGCTTGATACTCTTTAATATGTCTCTATTATTTATATAATAGTCTTACAGCACCTTGAGACagtttggcagcacttcgttaccgaaTTACAAGAATGATACATATGATTTCGTATGAACACCTATTTATACTattctaatttcgtttgaaccaCCTCCATGCGGAATCACTTTCACACGGAATtaaattccgtgcggaattacctgTATGCACACTCATGCGAAATTACCTAAAACCTAGTTTCTTGAAATACGTGCACAGACTATCAATCCAATTTCatgacatgatacaagacgaagtcagcagacatagtgcactaacagactcccccttggatgttgacgaagtcttcagtgtctaatCTTTTacatgacacatcttcagtcttgatcagtcttttgGCTCTTTCCAAATTGTCTTACACTGTAATCATCCATCAAGCTTTATCTTCTTTTATCATCTTCTATCTTTGAATGATATACCAGAATTTGCTTCTGGCTCTCTCATTAACAGCTTcctcaggctccccctttcgtcaagcttccgtgctttagggATCGTCACCTTGCTTTCCagttacaagctcccccttgctttgagctcgtcttcagactcccccttagactcagttgtcgggatcgtaatctggaatACCTGCAATCCTCAAACATTTATAAATACAATGTTTTGAAATTCAAACATTCAGGAATCGTAAACCTGACTCTATCCAACTCTCTAAACCGCTCCCTCTATCAACAAATTTCCAAAAATTTGCAGTTTCAGCGAAACGGATCGGAAAACTGGCTCTATAacaatataagcatccaaatccctcacagttcatcatccaagtccaatttaatgaccttggagatatcacaaactgcttttgatttttgatttaaaaattcaagtttcaaataaatgaacttgttttattttcagaaacacgatcaACATAcctagattttgaaactcagcactcAAACATCGGTTGTTGAAACTAAagtgaaatcaaaatctttttgtatttttccgaagcataaagcagtaaagaaatatttacaaacatatttacagacaatatttttgtttgagtttgtgtcagaggatcatatcagtttttaacAAATCAttagtaccgttgagctttaaacactttcagttctaaacgattcacttagattgtcagtatactgatccacttaaattttcacacaaagttcaactgtttcgagatacggatttagtgttttaaggacttaacttattcgcgtgtcccacctcagaatatactcccgtatccaaactcctatattcagtcttacaggtgaatgtacactaatgatatctgtaaacaggtaatgcgagaccatgagagctcaggctattgcttccacaaaatcagagagatgacggctcgactttaggtgtgtcccgtttggggatcttttcttcaactgccattgatacatatctttcgatatttctCAATTTTTTAGTAGAGGGTTGGCTTTAAAGATTAAAGCTTttgcaaagcattatacgaggactaggctattgctcccgcaaaatcagaagtccaggtataataccccagatatcaccacgcacaaagacctagtatgtcagaaatagaaagcccttcaaccaagatttcaggggttacctatatatccgagagatgttccccacgaaataagtaagttttaaattttggtttatatctcgaacacaatctactaagcgtggaaaaatctactggcacatcatcagtgagaccgtttatcacaatttaactttccatttctttagcgtactgtgattgtctactgatgtactatcatttcctctttttacacaaaacacatttttgaattttatcatgtttttagctttttcaaattttcaaatgtttttggatttctGACATTTTCTGACAATATTActcccccctaaaatgcaaaatcatttaaagaaaatttgataaccgatgtagatagctttgtctcgccatccattttctatTTCTCGTGTactgatttttttaaaaaaataacgtacccccatgatttacaacacattaatcttttacagtttgaaaaccgtttttcaatcttgtgaaattaatcatgtttgttccgcattgagggtttcggcatattcaagtaacatatttttgtatttttgaatatttgacaaaaaataaaaacaaacatattttttatttttcaaaaaaaaatttaacaaaatgaaaacatatttttggtttttaattttttcaattttttagggtttttgaaatattgtttatttatttacagaaaacaaataaactccctgtttcaaccaacacaagGTTCAACAGCCTCCTCCTCTCGTTGTGCCATGCTGCTCCAACTTCCATTCTCACAATCTTCGGAtttgttgagcacctgcacattcaaagtattcaattacttgaacaatttagcccaagtctgtttgaccttaggcatttcaacacaatatgcttCATTCAATTTcagaaaatctttgtcattaggAACAAAGACTTTTTCAATTTGCATTTCAACTTTTTCATCACCTTTTGAAATCATTGGTTTCTTAACTGACCAAGTTTGACCTTTTGAAgcacctcttttgtaaaaatgtgagtctttttgaacattttgattttgaacaacaacttttgatTTCCAAAACTGTTGTGGTTTTGTCATAttaactgatgttttccaactttgcgttgttctgaatctgggtgtgtgagaattccaggtctgttttgAATCGAACCTAtacgggtttgatttccaattttgatttgaagcaaacttatttgtattgtacctccaagtttgtttcggatcaaatctggttgacctttgtttcacatcctcggatttttgtttctcaacattttcagacttctttttcgactcaacatcaacaggtttcaaatttggacactttcgtgcaagatgtccaacttgatcacatttaaaacatgttctcttggacacatctttgacctgtggttgttgctttttcttttgagctaagaactcgtcattagactgttgtctaaattttagttctttctcttcttctgaagttgttccatgaacaaaattcatttttgcctgaaaatttggtgtttcatttttattccaatgttgtttcttcttataacccaacccagccttcatgtttttcttcttgaaaccaggtttgttataaacagttttgtgaccttttccagcaaactttggaatttcagacttttcaatttcaaccattttgaaaactttgtcaatcttttctgaaatcacattctgaatcaggAAAACAACATCTaaaaataatttgtccgatccaatcatggtataaaccaatccttttgaatcatcattcaattttttctcggattttgtgtttttcagatatccatcatgaaaattaccttcattttcatcttgtgattcagaattacctgtatcaaccgactcttctttcaacacactttcaacgaccttacctaccacttCTGAATCACTaagatcatcagatttggaataggttacgtcaatgttgtctggcaattgatctaccatgttgaaagctttttcgaccttttcatcatcataaaagacaaacttttccggtggtggaacttgatgaaactctgagccaattcctttcttgttttgctcagaatcttttccatccggttttatgttgaaaatacgttcaagcacatatgacgatgcatgataactttttaacttgttattatCCTGTTCTAACTCAACAATCTGACGCTTAAGtttagcaacatcttcaatataagaatttacaacttgttgctttatttCATACCGTCTCTTACACATAACAGTTGTTTCAGAACAATATTTCAATCttgattgaacaagtttcatttcacttttcactttttcatatgattcttttgtaatgtgataagtcaattttattgaatcatactcctttttcattTCCTGACAAGCTTTtttctttttgatcacatttttctgtcatttttgaaactttttctttcaaactttcattttctttttctaactttttacaCTTTTCTGAAAACGTTTCattattatcttttaaaactttttcattttctaacatttctttgcatttttctttgaaaacttcCTCGATTTTTGTGAaatcaagatctcttgttctgaacttttcgtctttttcagtacaagcactgcatgattccatgcatttcttgcactgttcaacagtttcatttaagacttcagaatcggattttacctcagtgattggcacctcggtgtTTGCTTCTGTCTGTTTCTGATCAGCTTCACTCTTCTTTTCTTCACCATTACCAGCATCACCAACAACATCTGCTGATCTTTCAACTCTCACTTCTACCGAACTTTCCATCTTCTTCGTAACTTCTTCAACTTGCTGCTCTTCAATAACAGCCTTTTCTTTCTCAACTACCTTCTCTTCCAGCTTTTCTTGCTCAGCTAccttctcatcttcttcctttttctgttcttcttcagcagCATCTTTTTCAAGAATCTTCACTTCTTCTACCTTGACCTCCTTAGCAACCTTCTTCAGATCATCAACCAGATTCTCAatattcttcttcattctttcttcattCCTCTTCCTCAGATTTGTTGTCAAAGCATTCCTGATGATTTTATCTAGCCTTTTTACATATGTCTTGTCTTTTGCAACATTTGAATAATATTCGCCGGATCGTGGAATTActagaagaacatcatcatgaaTTATGTCACTTCTGGGAACAACAGGTTCACCTTCTTTGTTGACATAACATTCTTGATTTTTATCCCATCTTTTGTTTCGAACAGCATTTTCATATTCTTCCTGCATCTTCTCCATTTTGCATCCAGTAATGAAAATTTCTCTCTCAGTTTTCTCTTTCAAAATCTCTACTCTGGTTTTCTCTTTGACTTCAGTTGTGCCTCTTTCTTCTTTGTTTTCCTCTTTTATTTTAGCAACAAAAACATAATGTTTGCTCTCTGATATAGTTTTGCCATGAGTTGTTTTTCGAATAttctccaaacgatcttcttctggacaaacttaactccaatcatatccttcatcatcatGGAATACTGCAAGTGCTCTTGATTTTTCTCTGGGTTTTTCTTCAATCATTTTTGGTTCTTCTCTGCTTCGGTGGTAGATTgcctttcgatagtaatcatcattgaacggatgttcatttccaccaACAGCAGAATtattgcattctctcttgaaatgacctttttgcttacatttgaagcaggtcactttggactTGTCAAATCCAAGTTTTGTTGATGGACCACCTAATGATTTCTTCCCGGTAATCTCCATGTATCTCTGAGCTCTGCGAATGCAACTTGCCAAACACCAACGGATGTCAATAAGTTCCATCTCTttcggatcaatctggtcgtagtcttctttggttaattCGGAGTTTCCAatctttgttggtgcactacatctgtcgacttcgttttgtatcgagtctttcattgaactgtatagattagggcgcgttttacgagaaaataggagagtgtGTGTCGTTAGTGaggtggtttcgcttatatggcctTAGACtgtaggtttcgcttatttggacagcCTAGGGTTTCGCTGATATGGACATGTAGAGGTTTCGCTCATGAGATCATGTTCCTTGGAGCGAAACCATcaccctatatataggtgtgctATGAGCGAAACCTAGTAACAGAGCCTTGTATaccacgccgaagtgctgccggtgtgagatttgaatgtaatcgttgtcaaatcaatacagaaaggtgtttaaagtgatttgctagctgtttctaagtcagatacttgttttccgcacctgtatctgatcaaaactcctctgaacgactcgttcgggtcgaatcacgatcctacaagtggtatcagagctcaggaggaggagttctgccgagattagctggatttcatcatcatttgttacttctacaccttctttcttaaattcagaaagttttaccggtcaaaattcgctcaaaattttaCAGACTGTGTgtattggacatagacaaatccctgaaagtttgacattgaaatatgaactaaaaatggaccaaataaCCTCCGATTAGGTTTCGCTCATTCGGACATAtagtgatttcgcttatttgtcatcagggtttcgcttttgtgacacaaAATCTgtagggtttcgctccaaattgcttaataatttcgctcttgtgtcacatATTGAGGGGTTTCGCTCAAAGTTACATCGGGTTCGCTCATTTGAACTTAGGGTTTCGCTTTTAGTGCACATTTGGGGTTTCGCTTTTAGGTCATCaagggtttcgcttttgtgaattTCTGAGATTTCGCTCTTAGTGTACAATCacttggtttcgcttatttgtcactaaTCTTGGAAAAcgtgctaagtcatcatggataccgagttttataacgcatttgcaacatcgtctggtccagctgctattgctcaagcaatgaatttagaaaacgagacgggaaccacccaaaagcccccgaaattgatgagtatcgaagaatattatgggtggaaagatagattcgagaactgggtttaggcaaaccatcttaggtcgtgGGAATGTATCTTAAAAAAAcacgtgttgcctcgaacagatttgcaggttcttAAAGAGTTATCTGAGTTTACAGATCaggaacgggttatgtacaaagctgagaaaatgatgatcagtctgcttcagcaagcaatcaaagaagacatattcatattgctacagcacgacaaacggcaaagtcaatctgggatgcacttaaagtcaagtttgagggtagtgagaatatgataaagagcaaaaaggcgttgctaaaaaaggagtttgatttgtttagcagtctaccgggtgaagacacGAAGAAGCTGATCGAGCGTTACTGCCACCTTGTACGATCAATGTCAATGTTGAGTATtactaaagatcgtgaagagtgggtagacaaattGGCTGATGCTCtaccgcagaaagaatggggaacgtatttgatgattctgaaaaacacgggtgtgtatgatgggttgactatatctcagtttattgaaaagatcgagagtcaggatctggaacaacagaagattgctaggatgaacagtctaagtggtcaacaggacgtgaagATGTATTATAAGGGTAGTATTCcggttccagaatctgagagaagtccgaaaatccaaactgcattcagtgctggagattcatcagaaaaagctgatcagagttctaacaaaagcagcagtggattctcatcatttccgagtgtcaatcctaaagagtcaaatacaagctttcagtctcaaagcacaaagacaggaaatggttatgtgattcaatgtaacatagctctaaatcttccagaaggtcaaaatTTCTCAGAAGACactgcaaaagatcacatggctctacttggtttaGTGTTGCtttcatatgaaggtcttgttgcaggtcggatcggaaatcctatgctcacaaaggaggattacgaccaaatagacgctgaagagatggaattaatggatattaaatggtgtcttgctagtgttcttagatgtgctgaaaaattcaaaacaattaccgggagaaatgactttcttgatgctcatgtatctactttaggttttgataaatctaaagttacttgttttcgatgcagggagaaaggccatttcaaacgggaatgcaagaataggaaagctagtggtgctcagaatccgttcagaAAAGAttattactaccggaaagccatttatcagcaagttggtcaatcacaagactcacagacggctcatggtaggaagattgaggatttaAAGAGAGCGTGTTTGGCGGATTTtaactggagcaactacatatcttcTAATAGCAAAGCttgtttagttgatcaagatgatgagagactacctgaaggcttcagctgggatatgtttgttgatgaaaagggtgatttcaaagctttcatcgctaaaattgtcagagaaccagacatgttcaccacatggatgaagtctattggtgtgACTTTGAAAAATGTGGAAGAAGAGTCTGTaacatctgatgaaagttcagaaagtgctgatgaaaattttcagaattcagatgagagtgtacaaaatgatgttagttcagaaaaggaagttgtctttgatcaaacaccCTCTGtttctggtttatcagatgctgattctgaaaaatctgtacagtttgatcagtcaccagttgatagtagcagtgatgatgaggaggaaaaacacattaatgttgctaaatctcatctgtctcctgaaagttttcatttctattttgcagatcgcttggagaaactgaaggagaaaagagcgGCAAAAGAACAACAAAATAAATCGGAAGATGTTGCTCAGAATGAGaaagttgaaagtgttgctgaggtgGTAGCTAAAGCTGAGAAAGTGAAAGTagaagaaaaggtggttgaagtggtaaagacaatcgaggttgagaagattgttgaagttgtcaagccttgcacaaagtgtttggaagcattcaaggaatgtgcagcaaagaatgatataattgctgagtacgagaagaagaaggagcagttattgttcaacctcaactatgtaaaagaatcttatgatgtcttgaacaaaacagtaactggtctccaaaagacaaattcagaaagagaacaagctcttacgatgatgaatgctgtgatgatgacaaagcagaaagccatcaatttttacatcgaagagagtgctaaatggaagcaagagttggagacagaaaagattgaaaatgagagaattagacgtttgttacaaagttattctagttctgattatctcattgatcgtatttacccaactgttgcaggtatggaagcttttcaagatgcgaagccaaagaagaagaaagattgtggtaagaaaccgactgttagctataacaagtgtccgcctccaatttgggaagggtattctcctagaaaaccaaacgaggagcaacttgaaaaagcagtcaatataaagctaaaaactgacacaactgacgttttaccagacaacattgatgtcacgtttacctcgtccgatactgatcatgagtctgagttaatcaaaaaggtggtcgatcaggtgttggatactgatgaggagtccgagtcaaagtctgagtctggagggtcgaATTCGTCAGTCAACGTtgaaaattcgtcggttaaacggtcttatagtaaagaatttttattatcaaaagcaaatttggatgatgaaacatttgaagttgcatacactttaaatgattcggacaaattatattctgataaagaatttccaataagaagtgttcgttttgacatgatcaaaaaggttttcaaaatgacagaaattaatatttctgaaataaaagatttaaatcttaatgaaaaacctaaaaaatacacttcaagagttcaacaacgtctaaacaagaaaaaaggttacaattctggttctggttttcaaaagaaacctaaccaaaatcgtagctacaaaaagaaaggtttaggatttattccaccagaaaatcataaaaatatgaaaaattctaaaacaaaaacagaatttgtgtcaggtggaagtgctgaggaggaacagaagaaaccattctggagacagtcaaatcaagagtttcttgctgaaaagagaaGGAATGGATCTGAAGTGTCACAtccaaaggaaactcgaacctgttacaaatgcaatgaagctggtcacattgcatggaactgtcagaaaaatgccaaaacaaaacagggagtttctaagaaactgaaagaaaaggttgttgatgttgaaccatcAACCAATagattcaaaatttttgaaaattcaacttatgaggttggtgagtgttcgaagaagaatttttataaaaagaaagaaaatgacaaccaagtgtgggttgttaagaaagttgatgtgaatgtcggcgatgaatctggttccataaagccagaagagccacaagg encodes the following:
- the LOC110913272 gene encoding translation initiation factor IF-2-like translates to MEKMQEEYENAVRNKRWDKNQECYVNKEGEPVVPRSDIIHDDVLLVIPRSGEYYSNVAKDKTYVKRLDKIIRNALTTNLRKRNEERMKKNIENLVDDLKKVAKEVKVEEVKILEKDAAEEEQKKEEDEKVAEQEKLEEKVVEKEKAVIEEQQVEEVTKKMESSVEVRVERSADVVGDAGNGEEKKSEADQKQTEANTEVPITEVLNKSEDCENGSWSSMAQREEEAVEPCVG